In the genome of Anas platyrhynchos isolate ZD024472 breed Pekin duck chromosome 21, IASCAAS_PekinDuck_T2T, whole genome shotgun sequence, one region contains:
- the LOC101796511 gene encoding dynactin subunit 2 — protein sequence MATPKFADLPGIAWNEPEVYETSDTPEGDQAEFELEELTSTSVEHFVINPNAAFEKFKDKRLGTKGVDFSDSTSKTSTTGYKSGEYENSALKESEAEEELIPMALARQVEGLKQQLVSSHLEKLLGPAAAIDFTDLEGTLAKRLLQQLEEVKCKKAVSGERPGKAPAPTGDMLTFELYWRPEQDQFSQAVNIAELEKRLAQLEVMVRYEPDSQNPSLVGLKGTSLVETVQILQAKVNILDMAVLDQVEARLQSVLQKVIENTEHKAIMLDPETQSKIHQVHEMLQRWDPVVSSLPDVVQRLLILRDLHEEATWFMQALVYWETTQQEMVVDLRSKALLLVEVQKTLKENLAIVRDNFSALKAHIKQLQQ from the exons ATGGCCACCCCCAAGTTTGCCGACCTGCCTGGCATC GCCTGGAATGAACCAGAGGTCTATGAGACCAGTGACACACCCGAGGGCGACCAGGCCGAGTTTGAGTTG GAGGAGCTTACCAGCACCAGTGTGGAGCACTTTGTCATCAACCCCAATGCTGCCTTCGAGAAGTTCAAGGACAAGCGCCTGGGCACCAAGGGAGTGG ATTTCTCCGACAGCACAAGCAAGACCAGTACAACAGGCTACAAGTCTGGAGAGTATGAAAAT AGTGCATTGAAGGAGTCGGAGGCTGAGGAGGAGCTCATACCCATGGCCTTGGCCAGGCAGGTGGAAGGCCTGAAGCAGCAGCTGGTCTCCAGCCACCTGGAAAAGCTActgggccctgctgcagccataGACTTCACGGACCTCGAAGGCACGCTGGCCAA GCGCCtgttgcagcagctggaggaggtgaAGTGCAAGAAGGCAGTGTCAGGGGAGAGACCCGGCAAGGCCCCAGCCCCCACTGGAGACATGCTCACCTTTGAGCTGTACTGGAGGCCAGAGCAGGACCAGTTCTCCCAGGCTGTTAAT ATTGCAGAGCTGGAGAAGCGGTTGGCACAGCTGGAGGTGATGGTACGATACGAGCCTGACAGCCAG AACCCATCATTGGTTGGGCTGAAGGGCACCAGCCTTGTG GAGACCGTGCAGATCCTCCAAGCCAAAGTGAACATCCTGGACATGGCTGTGCTGGACCAAGTGGAGGCCAGGCTGCAG AGCGTCCTGCAGAAGGTCATTGAAAACACCGAGCACAAGGCAATCATGCTAGACCCTGAAACCCAGAGCAAA ATACACCAGGTCCATGAGATGCTGCAGCGCTGGGACCCTGTGGTCAGCAGTCTGCCTGATGTGGTACAGCGACTGCTGATCCTCAGGGACCTGCATGAGgaag CTACGTGGTTCATGCAGGCCCTGGTATACTGGGAGACCACGCAGCAGGAGATGGTTGTTGATCTCAGGAGCAAGGCCTTGCTGCTGGTGGAG GTCCAGAAGACGTTAAAGGAAAATCTGGCCATTGTAAGGGACAATTTTTCAGCTCTAAAAGCCCACATcaaacagctgcagcagtga